The Petropleomorpha daqingensis genome includes a window with the following:
- a CDS encoding alpha/beta fold hydrolase — translation MDRPAVEVHPSTGGLRGVALFCHGGTATSEAPPRDQALSLVRMRAIERFVRHAVGRRGITTQLLRYRVAGWNGDAADPFVDVRWAIERIQDELGGEVPIVLIGHSMGGRAVLRAGGDPQVAAVCALAPWTPPREPVAHLRGRTVTILHGRGDRWVPAHLSADFALRAREAGARVARFTTVGGHSMLRRADRWHSFVRDVVLGATGIEPIRADIANALQRPVPEGLAVPL, via the coding sequence GTGGACAGGCCGGCCGTCGAAGTCCACCCGTCCACCGGAGGTCTGCGCGGCGTCGCGCTCTTCTGCCACGGTGGAACGGCGACCAGCGAGGCGCCGCCGCGCGACCAGGCCCTCTCGCTGGTGCGCATGCGCGCGATCGAGCGCTTCGTCCGGCATGCCGTCGGACGGCGAGGCATCACCACGCAGCTGCTGCGGTACCGCGTGGCCGGCTGGAACGGCGACGCCGCTGATCCATTCGTCGATGTGCGCTGGGCGATCGAGCGCATCCAGGACGAGCTCGGCGGCGAAGTACCGATCGTGCTGATCGGACATTCGATGGGCGGGCGCGCCGTGCTGCGCGCCGGCGGCGACCCGCAGGTCGCCGCCGTCTGCGCGCTCGCGCCGTGGACGCCGCCACGCGAACCAGTGGCGCACCTGCGCGGGCGAACCGTGACGATCCTGCACGGCCGCGGGGACCGCTGGGTGCCGGCGCACTTGTCGGCCGACTTCGCCCTGCGCGCTCGCGAGGCCGGTGCCCGGGTCGCCCGGTTCACCACCGTCGGTGGGCACTCGATGCTGCGCAGAGCCGACCGCTGGCACTCCTTCGTGCGTGATGTGGTGCTGGGCGCCACCGGGATCGAACCGATCCGGGCCGATATCGCGAATGCCCTGCAACGACCCGTTCCGGAAGGGCTCGCCGTACCGCTGTAG
- a CDS encoding PIG-L deacetylase family protein, whose amino-acid sequence MTPAPMPDDWQRALVIAAHPDDIEYGLAAAVAAWTSAGKEVHYLLATRGEAGMAGVKPEDAAPIREEEERRSAAVVGVSEVEFLDEKDGVLQAGPELRKAIAGGIRRHRPELVVTGYFGATWSPPGQSPAFLNSPDHRALGQSALDAVADAANEWIFPDLPEERWSGVQYVAVSEMLEPMHQVDVTDQIEKAVASLSEHRRYLELLSDTPVEEQARQIVGMIAADEDGRHEVGFKLYWG is encoded by the coding sequence ATGACCCCGGCACCGATGCCCGACGACTGGCAGCGCGCACTCGTCATCGCAGCGCACCCCGACGACATCGAGTACGGGCTCGCGGCGGCGGTCGCCGCCTGGACCAGCGCGGGCAAGGAGGTGCACTACCTGCTGGCGACCCGCGGTGAGGCCGGCATGGCCGGGGTGAAGCCCGAGGACGCCGCGCCGATCCGCGAGGAGGAGGAGCGGCGCTCGGCTGCCGTTGTCGGCGTCAGCGAGGTGGAGTTCCTCGACGAGAAGGACGGCGTCCTGCAGGCCGGTCCGGAGCTGCGGAAGGCGATCGCCGGCGGGATCCGGCGGCACAGGCCCGAGCTGGTGGTGACCGGCTACTTCGGCGCGACGTGGAGCCCGCCCGGTCAGTCGCCGGCCTTCCTGAACTCGCCCGACCACCGGGCGCTGGGGCAGTCGGCACTGGATGCGGTCGCCGACGCGGCGAACGAGTGGATCTTCCCGGATCTGCCCGAGGAGCGGTGGAGCGGTGTCCAGTACGTGGCGGTCTCCGAGATGCTCGAGCCGATGCACCAGGTCGACGTCACCGATCAGATCGAGAAGGCGGTCGCGTCGCTCAGCGAGCACCGGCGCTATCTCGAGCTGCTCTCGGACACCCCGGTCGAGGAACAGGCCCGGCAGATCGTCGGGATGATCGCGGCCGACGAGGACGGACGCCACGAGGTCGGTTTCAAGCTCTACTGGGGCTGA